The Henckelia pumila isolate YLH828 chromosome 2, ASM3356847v2, whole genome shotgun sequence genome includes a window with the following:
- the LOC140877369 gene encoding uncharacterized protein, producing the protein MGELASFWGYTHDMDELGQELLWTTLELETLKSEAEAEIRKNKVYVENLIHLLKQAIQERDEARDQLQNLVNKTIDRENSSTLSHESPLDTVSSPEFTNIHSFLDQSTVQDAKNIDQGSMIIDSIAKGRASLPPKGKFLHAVLEAGPLLGTLLVAGTLPSLQNPPAFEVPLVSSKWPDGVFTSSVGGSGRSRCSPMACGTSVVSSSMLHFTQVPAVSCLSSSINTLVPLAKRQRFC; encoded by the exons atgggagAGCTTGCTTCTTTTTGGGGTTACACG CATGATATGGATGAATTAGGGCAGGAGCTTTTGTGGACCACCCTTGAACTCGAGACCTTGAAATCTGAAGCGGAGGCGGAAATCAGGAAGAACAAGGTTTATGTAGAGAATCTAATTCATCTTCTCAAACAAGCAATCCAAGAAAGAGATGAAGCCAGGGATCAGCTTCAGAATCTTGTCAACAAGACCATAGACCGCGAAAATTCGTCCACTCTTTCTCATGAATCCCCTCTTGATACAGTTTCATCCCCCGAATTCACGAACATCCACTCCTTTCTCGACCAGAGCACGGTGCAAGATGCGAAAAATATCGACCAGGGTTCGATGATCATAGACAGCATAGCAAAAGGCAGAGCTAGCTTGCCTCCAAAGGGGAAGTTCCTGCACGCAGTTCTCGAGGCCGGACCGCTTCTCGGGACGTTACTCGTGGCTGGAACGCTTCCTAGCTTGCAGAATCCTCCGGCGTTTGAAGTTCCTCTGGTTTCGTCGAAATGGCCCGATGGTGTTTTTACTTCAAGTGTAGGCGGATCGGGGCGTTCTCGTTGCTCGCCGATGGCTTGTGGGACGTCTGTAGTGTCCTCAAGTATGCTGCATTTTACCCAAGTCCCCGCTGTGTCTTGTCTCAGCAGTAGCATTAATACTTTGGTTCCATTGGCTAAGAGGCAAAGATTTTGTTGA
- the LOC140884329 gene encoding probable nucleoside diphosphate kinase 5 isoform X1, with translation MADLSSAFFVECVIVCLLVCPYRLSAAMDTSEEKTLAMIKPDGVSGNYTDVIKKTILESGFNITQEMLLQLNEDMVKSFYEEHAAKSFFSSLVHYMTSGPVLIMVLEKTNAVADWRSMIGPTDANKAKVTHPKSIRALCGLDSQTNCVHGSDSPKSAAREITFFFERSSSSGCDTMHDEL, from the exons ATGGCCGATTTGAGCTCTGCTTTCTTTGTTGAATGTGTTATTGTATGCCTCTTGGTATGTCCTTACAG ATTATCAGCTGCTATGGACACTTCAGAAGAGAAGACACTGGCAATGATAAAACCAGATGGAGTTTCTGGTAACTATACTGATGTTATTAAGAAAACCATTTTAGAGTCTGGTTTCAATATCACCCAGGAGATGCTGCTTCAGCTCAATGAGGATATGGTAAAAAGTTTTTACGAGGAGCATGCTGCAAAGAGCTTTTTCTCAAGCCTTGTACATTACATGACAAG TGGTCCTGTGCTGATAATGGTTTTAGAAAAGACAAATGCTGTAGCTGATTGGCGTTCTATGATTGGACCTACAGATGCAAACAAAGCTAAGGTGACTCATCCAAAAAG TATTAGAGCCTTATGCGGGCTTGATTCTCAAACAAATTGTGTTCATGGTTCGGATTCACCTAAATCTGCTGCCAGGGAGATAACGTTTTTCTTTGAGAGATCATCATCTTCAG GGTGTGATACAATGCACGATGAGTTGTAA
- the LOC140884329 gene encoding probable nucleoside diphosphate kinase 5 isoform X2, producing MDTSEEKTLAMIKPDGVSGNYTDVIKKTILESGFNITQEMLLQLNEDMVKSFYEEHAAKSFFSSLVHYMTSGPVLIMVLEKTNAVADWRSMIGPTDANKAKVTHPKSIRALCGLDSQTNCVHGSDSPKSAAREITFFFERSSSSGCDTMHDEL from the exons ATGGACACTTCAGAAGAGAAGACACTGGCAATGATAAAACCAGATGGAGTTTCTGGTAACTATACTGATGTTATTAAGAAAACCATTTTAGAGTCTGGTTTCAATATCACCCAGGAGATGCTGCTTCAGCTCAATGAGGATATGGTAAAAAGTTTTTACGAGGAGCATGCTGCAAAGAGCTTTTTCTCAAGCCTTGTACATTACATGACAAG TGGTCCTGTGCTGATAATGGTTTTAGAAAAGACAAATGCTGTAGCTGATTGGCGTTCTATGATTGGACCTACAGATGCAAACAAAGCTAAGGTGACTCATCCAAAAAG TATTAGAGCCTTATGCGGGCTTGATTCTCAAACAAATTGTGTTCATGGTTCGGATTCACCTAAATCTGCTGCCAGGGAGATAACGTTTTTCTTTGAGAGATCATCATCTTCAG GGTGTGATACAATGCACGATGAGTTGTAA
- the LOC140877372 gene encoding RING-H2 finger protein ATL52-like, translated as MSSIFNPSRWDPRLIGLVGAICGFLILFRCYEVLCRSNRVIRRTGTGSSNRMRRINEQVDELSSQYHSRGLSSYTMDSLPITQIKKTSTTGEEQNQGDVVECAVCLGEFEEDEWVKHLPVCSHVFHVSCIDTWFQTHSSCPLCRSFVDNFTESTRRLPVSRDLFLETLDREDFHRRQRSQDFQDFQFQILHE; from the coding sequence ATGTCCTCAATCTTCAACCCTTCGCGTTGGGACCCTAGACTCATCGGTTTAGTTGGCGCAATCTGCGGTTTCTTGATCCTGTTTCGTTGCTATGAGGTTCTGTGCAGATCAAACCGTGTAATAAGAAGAACAGGGACGGGAAGTTCGAATCGAATGAGGCGTATAAATGAACAAGTTGATGAACTATCTTCCCAGTATCACAGCAGAGGATTGAGCTCCTATACAATGGATTCACTCCCCATCACTCAGATAAAAAAAACTTCCACCACCGGAGAAGAACAGAATCAGGGCGACGTGGTAGAGTGTGCGGTTTGTTTGGGTGAATTTGAAGAAGATGAATGGGTGAAGCATTTGCCAGTTTGCTCCCATGTCTTCCATGTTTCGTGTATCGATACCTGGTTTCAGACTCATTCGAGCTGTCCTCTTTGTAGGTCGTTTGTCGATAATTTCACGGAGTCGACTAGGCGGCTTCCCGTGTCGAGGGATTTGTTTCTTGAAACGCTGGATCGGGAGGATTTTCATAGACGACAAAGATCGCAAGACTTCCAAGATTTTCAGTTTCAAATACTGCATGAATGA